In one Solanum dulcamara chromosome 1, daSolDulc1.2, whole genome shotgun sequence genomic region, the following are encoded:
- the LOC129901502 gene encoding pentatricopeptide repeat-containing protein At1g71490-like, with product MRSCFSVLPRNLLLSQIQKFIPKKWRNVRESDPRNCGQSLLCSAHECISGPCKASNESMVDCLLTTLKDFAGQGHICKAFRTFSLIRTHVSSQTPCDLVIQSLSSLLLCCTNCKSLSEGKQIHAHIINLGVAHSWNLVPRIITFYTTFGLLDDAHEIAGTSNILHPLPWNLLISSYVRRGRNEEAFSAYRQMVNRGVRPDDFTYPSVLKACGEQINLVFGRDIHKSIDASLLEGNLFVQNALVSMYAKCGEVDVAHDIFERMPIKDVVSWNSMISGYATKGMWSKAFELFDKMRAAGAEMDIITWNTIAGGCLKTGNFIGTLKLFSQMRTCGIQLEPVATLIGLGACSHTGLLKNGKEIHGLVIRSHLDDFDNVRNALINMYARCEALKQAYILFQRVGSKTVITWNTIISGFAHWDRSEETSFLFREMLLSGFEPNYITIAGILPLCARVANLQHGKEFHCYLARREGFEEHLLLWNSLVDMYARSGKVVVARKLFNLISKKDAITYTSLIAGYGIQGEGREAIELFNEMIKLHIKPDHVTMVAALSACSHSGLVMQGQKLFEQMQSTYGISPHLEHFSCMVDLFGRAGLLKKAEEIIIKMPYEPTPEMWATLLGACKIHRNTEIGEWAAEKLLGLRPDNPGYYVLIANMYADAGRWDKLAKVRTLMRDFGVRKSPGCAWVDTGSGFSPFLVEDTSSGQSNEIYCLLGGLNRQMKDTGHLSTEDSSSEEELCEGLL from the coding sequence ATGCGATCCTGCTTCAGTGTGCTACCAAGAAACCTTCTGCTGTCCCAAATTCAGAAGTTCATACCTAAAAAATGGAGAAATGTTAGAGAATCAGATCCCCGAAACTGTGGCCAGTCCTTGCTGTGTAGTGCACATGAATGTATATCAGGGCCTTGTAAAGCAAGTAATGAATCTATGGTGGATTGCCTACTGACAACCTTGAAGGACTTTGCGGGCCAAGGTCACATATGCAAAGCCTTTAGAACTTTTTCTCTAATTCGGACTCATGTCTCCTCTCAAACCCCTTGTGATCTTGTTATACAGTCATTATCATCTCTTTTATTATGTTGTACTAATTGCAAGTCACTCTCCGAAGGGAAACAAATTCATGCCCACATTATTAATTTGGGCGTTGCACATAGTTGGAATTTGGTGCCAAGGATAATTACCTTCTATACGACCTTTGGTTTACTTGATGATGCTCATGAAATTGCCGGCACTTCAAATATTTTGCACCCTCTCCCTTGGAATCTCCTTATTTCTTCTTATGTTAGAAGGGGGCGGAATGAAGAGGCATTCTCTGCCTATAGGCAGATGGTGAATAGAGGTGTAAGACCCGATGATTTCACTTATCCATCTGTTCTAAAGGCCTGTGGTGAACAAATAAATCTTGTTTTTGGCCGGGATATTCACAAATCTATAGATGCTAGTTTGCTAGAGGGTAACTTGTTTGTCCAGAATGCTTTAGTTTCTATGTATGCGAAATGCGGGGAAGTCGATGTTgcacatgatatatttgaaagGATGCCAATTAAGGATGTAGTTTCTTGGAATTCAATGATCTCTGGTTATGCTACCAAAGGTATGTGGAGTAAAGCTTTTGAGCTTTTTGATAAAATGAGGGCTGCTGGTGCTGAAATGGATATTATTACTTGGAACACCATAGCTGGAGGTTGCTTGAAGACAGGTAACTTTATTGGGACTCTTAAATTGTTCTCTCAAATGAGAACTTGTGGAATTCAGCTAGAACCTGTGGCAACCCTTATTGGTTTGGGTGCATGTTCCCACACCGGTTTGTtaaaaaatggaaaagaaattcATGGCTTAGTGATTCGAAGTCACCTTGATGATTTTGATAATGTAAGAAACGCTTTAATTAATATGTATGCCAGATGTGAGGCACTTAAGCAGGCATACATTTTGTTTCAGCGTGTTGGCTCTAAAACTGTAATTACCTGGAATACAATCATATCTGGCTTTGCACATTGGGACAGGTCTGAGGAAACCTCCTTTCTTTTCCGAGAAATGTTGCTTTCTGGTTTTGAGCCGAATTATATCACTATAGCAGGCATTCTCCCCCTGTGTGCTAGGGTGGCAAATTTACAACATGGGAAAGAATTTCACTGCTATCTTGCAAGGCGTGAAGGATTTGAGGAACATTTGCTCTTGTGGAATTCACTTGTGGATATGTATGCAAGATCTGGAAAGGTTGTTGTAGCCAGAAAGCTGTTTAATTTGATAAGCAAGAAAGATGCAATTACCTACACTTCGCTGATAGCAGGATATGGTATTCAAGGTGAAGGAAGAGAAGCAATTGAACTATTTAATGAGATGATAAAACTCCATATAAAACCAGACCATGTGACCATGGTTGCTGCTTTGTCAGCCTGTAGTCATTCAGGCCTTGTGATGCAGGGCCAGAAACTATTTGAACAGATGCAAAGTACTTATGGTATAAGTCCTCATCTGGAGCACTTCTCTTGCATGGTTGACCTTTTTGGTAGGGCTGGTCTACTTAAAAAGGCAGAGGAAATTATCATAAAGATGCCTTATGAACCAACACCTGAAATGTGGGCAACTCTCCTTGGAGCATGTAAGATTCATAGGAATACTGAGATAGGAGAATGGGCAGCTGAGAAGCTGCTGGGGCTGAGGCCTGATAATCCTGGATACTACGTGTTGATTGCTAATATGTATGCGGATGCTGGGCGTTGGGACAAACTGGCAAAAGTGAGGACCCTCATGCGGGATTTCGGTGTAAGAAAATCTCCAGGATGTGCTTGGGTTGATACGGGTTCTGGCTTTTCTCCCTTTTTGGTTGAAGATACCTCCAGTGGCCAAAGTAATGAAATTTATTGTCTACTGGGAGGGCTGAATAGGCAAATGAAAGACACTGGTCATTTGTCTACAGAGGATTCGTCTTCTGAAGAAGAACTTTGTGAAGGACTCCTTTAG